The window tggaaaataccattgtggacactgaactGGATGAATTAAcggtttatcagaccccagatgagacaagaagctaacgttagcgaacgctgcggttTTAAGTTCAATTCTAAGTAcccacacatgtacagtacatgtataaAATGCCGTGCCATACAAAACATGTCGGTCAGTATCTCACCTTAAATCTAGCGTTTGAATATCGGGGCACCTCGTCACCAGCACCTTCACATCTGTAAAAAAGACATATCACAGATCTTTAGGTCAGTAGCAAAGTGAACATTTGTGATGATGTGCTCTACTATGAATTTCTAAAGTGACACGAGGTAAGATCGATGTGCACAGATGTGGACAGAACCAGTATAGACACTCGCCCAGTGTCGATGGAATGCAGTCGGCATGCGAGCCTGACGCAGACATGACGGTCACGGGTAAGAGCGTCCCTATTCTAGACATACACTCATGCTCTTCCCATTGCTACAATAACGGACAAAAAACCCTGAATATTGGCATGGTAATGAACCGATTAGCACCAACACCACAACTTACCGTCTAGCAAGAGGTTCTCTCGGTATCCGCTGAGGTTGACGTGGGTAGCAGTGGGGCTCAGATTATTAACAACACTCTTCACATGATTATTGTTGAATTCACACCATGATATGTTCAACTGCTCTATGCTGcgcaggaaaaacaaaacaaaaagaagacagCATTAGCAAACTGCAGAGATGGAGAATGGATAAAACCGACTGTTATTTGGAGAACAGGATTTAGACATACGAAATGGACCGAGTAGCTGACCTGACACAGGATTTGAGCATGTCGGCCAGCGCGGGACCAGAGAAGCTGGAGCAGCCGCTTAGGTTGAGCTGCAGAAGGTTTGGGTTCTTGGACAAGGCGCTGACAAAGGGACAGAGGgggaaaataaataatcaaatgtCATCCAACAGAATCAGTTACTGAGAGAAGAccacatgcgcgcgcacacacacaggctaaaaaaacaaaaaaaacaacagtaaacACCCCAACTCCACAATAACATGGAGATTTGCACACAGCTTCTATTTATACTGCCATTTCTGCACATGATGTACATGTTGCAACGTAGAAATAACAGCTTCAGAGCTGGCCTAAAATTCTCAGACATTCATCAGACATCAGTGAGCTGAGGTGTATGCATGTACATATTGATTTGATCCCATACTTACTCACATAAAATCAACTTCTACTTAGAAAGGTGTAGAAGTCACCAACATAAACGAGTAAGGTAAACGGGGTGAACGTCAATCCCCGATCAAGCACTAACGTTAACTAACGTTTATGTCAGCTATCCGAAGTTCTGTGTGGAGCTGAAGAGTTGAAAACTCACCTGATGATTGTGTCTGAGAGCTGCAGGCCCTCCAGGCTCAGATACTCCAACAGCCTGCACTGACAGATGATGCTCTTCAGAGATGAGGTGGGGATGATGGAGCTGGACAGATCCAGCCGAACTAACTGCAGAGGGCTGAACAACACAAAAGACAAaacgttttttctttctttcttgtaaaAATCACTTTGGGTCTGTCCCCCCCCTTTTAAGAAATGTTTATTTGAGAAGACAGAAAATAGCCCATGTAACAGCAGCTCACATTGTTGAAATGTGAAATCAACGTTTGTTTTGTGGAAATActggaaaaggcaaataaaagaTGGAGTTTACAGCTATgtccagcaacaacaacaaaaaactacacTAGCAAACGGCCTTTAAAAGGCCAGAGCTGTTTGACAACATAAATTATACAGgtacagtattattattattattattggaacGTGGTGAGCAGGCGTGTAGGGTTAGTCCATTAAAGACCTTTCAGTCATTCAATTAATTTGTCAGATAAAGACATTTTCCCGTAAATATTGAATGGCAGCTACATTACACATGATCTTATTAAAAAGACTTAAgacactttatatatatatatttttttcttattgtcaacaactcccatgaaaagacaaacACCATCGGcctcttaaaggacaattccggcgcaaaataacataacgtgtaccgagtcgaccattctctgggatctagggctgtcaatcgattaaaaaatgtaatctaattaattacatactctgggattaattaatctaaatgaattgcatacataattaacggtgcctgaaccgatatttaaagaaaaaaagggtactaaacaacattaaagaacggcttgtttatcgctaaggccatatggtcaaaatgaaatgatttaataataatgtataacaataactttttttttaacgttaacAATAacgtttttggacaacaatgagctctatggcacagaggaagaagatgtatcacacaccagactatatacgacgctagcacatcctccaactccgggcagccttcctcatctctcccacttaccaattctgcatgtgacgtgacctgcagcactccacactccacctgaggagcggtcagCTCggtgcctctcaaaatctgacgaaaatcttttaaactgaccttttgtcgatccaaaaaaaaaacagacagattcagccactgtatggcctatttctcgcttaaaatgttttgagaaacacttctcggtgaactattttcgtaaaataggagatcgtattcagaacgagacgccattagagtctgttttgaaattcgggagcagcaagaacaacgcgacgcgttcgtccaatcagctgccatgtgttgcgttcgtcacgctcatcccccccctcgtcgtttatatactgtctatggccgTTCCTTGCCACTAAATGCTtttttactggaattgttgggtctttgtaaattatagagtgtggtctagacctactctatctgtaaagtgtcttgagataactcttgttatgatttgttactataaataaaattgaagtaGATACATTCAGTTTTTGGTTGGCTCTTCGCTAGGGCtgcactaactaactaactaactaactaactaactgtcaTTGTGATGTCAACTagatctttttttgggggggttcggccaaataccgaatccactggtgaAGATTCTGGCGAATGCGAATACTACTCCCAGGGCTTTCAAAGCTGGTAATGGTGGTCTGGTTAACaccagtttttagctgtgactgtccttcctttgccgtacctgaagttgctgcattctggctgctgtctgtagattccttcatgcacaactcgtattctttcggatgtttcatacgcaaatgttttaacagcggtgatgttgtgtattgttcagggtcctcgccaccaccagactaaatcggcattgcagattgaacatgtagctggacttgaatggccttcttttggctgaaagtactgccaaacactTTCTGCCCACAAGTTCCATTTCCAcattctcacagcctactgcatttgTACGGTCCACCGACGTAAACACCtgcccgtaatcaacggcgccgtcattacgtcgaccagctgCTGGACTCACCCTATGCCTGTGAAGTCCAGCTCTTCCACGAAGGAGCGAGGGCAGCGCAGCATGCGGACTCCGGTCTTCAGCACCTGCTGCAGAGCTGAGCCCGTGTGGGTCAACCCCTCCAGATCAACGCTGTGCCACAGAGACTCATCAAACCTGGGACAGACACAGGCAGGGAGGGAAGCAGTTTAATTCAGTTTGAAAAGGTCTCAGACAGTCTGCAGTAAATAGCCTTTTAGGTTCTCAGGACCCAAATTGAAATGTAGTGTGCTCCAGGGGTCCAAGctcataaaaaaagtaaaagtacaattaCCATAATATTCTTTAGTCTAATATTAATACAGGCAGACACATCAATTAAAATACTCATATCTATAGACTCTtgagtaacttttttttttttttaacattacccGTTGGTGAATGAGTTCCATTAATCAGTGGTTCTGTAAGTGGGGTCTTTGAAGGGGTTCCAAAACAAAAAggggaatcttttttttttgtatgacatacaaaaaaaaaaaatgacatattggCATGACATAATGGCatataaaaaaagcaaaaattctACCAGGTAGGGGACCTTCGCTGGGACAAAGTCTTATCAGatgggggtccgtggtctaatttgtgtcagtttaggggtccttgatgtgaaaaagtttgagaaccactgtcgTAAATAACCAACTACAAGAAAAGAATAAACAATGAAAAGTGCAGAATAAAAATGACATGAGATTCGGAAGCCGTTAAATCAGGACAAAACTGAGAGGAAGAACATTTCACTCTTGTGTCGCACTCTGAAAAGCACTAGTGCGATCTAGTGATTGGAGACTCACGCTAAGCGATGCCAGCGCTTGCAAACTATCGTCATCCTGAGGAGGTCCTGCAGAGGAATATAGAACAGTATCCTGAGAAGCAGCTCATCAGGAAGGTGGTCCCATGAAATGCCTGCTGGGggaaataaaaaaggcataTGAGCAAAGGCTGagtttatcacagctacaaacAAACCACTGCAGCTGCTTAAAAAAGGTGATCAGAAAGAGGTTTCCTACATGTCGTGGATTCTTTTTTCCTCCTTGATCTTCTGGCCAGGACAAACTGGTTGCGGTCGTTCTCTTTCCCCTTGCTGATGAGCCGTTGGTGCTTGTGGTGTGGTGACCACTGCTGGATGAGCTCTGTTGGAGTGCATTCGATGTCCAGGCCCTCACTGAGGCAGCCTTTGGACTTGCGTTTGTTGTTCTTCTTGGACTCAGACAACATGGAGCCCTGAAGACTCAGGCAGGGCAGATCCTGCAGTGGCATGCTGTGGGTGGAAAGAGAAAACTAAACCAAACACTTCTTCAAAATGTTGCCGAGGTTACGCAACGCTTTATTCTTACATTTTTACTTGATATTAATCTCACATAAGGATTCAATCGCGACCTAGCTTCCTCCAGTGAACAACATCTGCCCGCCATAATGATGCTACAACCAGCGGTGTGACCGCGCAAATTCTaacagcaaaagaaaacgcaAATACATTGTCACTTCTATTTTCAAGCAATATGCGTGCAGAGTTACACGAGCTTTTATATAGTATATTCCGTAGTTAGTTTACACTTTATTTAACCAGAAATGAAGCCTTCATGGTAGACCTGAACGGAGGCCTGGCTGACATGAAAGCGCGGTATCGACTATTATTAGCTTCAGTTTTATACTAAAGCTGCCCAGAATGGCGAATCGCAAACACATGTGGTTGACAACTAACGTTACAGACTTGCAATTCATTACATTCAAtgaataacgttaacgttatttaTTGAATCGCTGCACAATAGCTAGCTTACCATGCTGTAACTCGTTAGCGTTGGTTTATTTTCTTACATGGATGGCATCTTAACGTTATCGCTGGTGcaacaaattataaaaaaacattagtaaCCATACCTGTGTTTTGGCATTCCCTCCATTCAGCTCTCAAATATGTATGTAGAGAAATGCGCATGAAAAAGCTGGCTGTTTTTAGTTTCACCGCAGCCCTCCAACCAAGACTCTTTAAACTCACCGCCGAGAGCAGCAGGGCGCTCTGTATTTACCACGTCACTGACGTTTCTGCGTCGTACGTCTTACGTCATACGTTTTGCTGAGTAGGGatttgttagggttaggggaagAATACCAGggcaagccaatcagaggcagaataaggcGGGCCACGAGGCACGTCCTTTGGCGTCGACATGTCTAGCGGATCCGATCTAGCATGGACTACAcccatagaccgtatataagAAGACTACACCAGAGAGTTTACATAAACGGTAGagaattttaggcatccagtagcctAGCTTATACagacataacacaacaaacacacacacaaacacatatatctcacatacataaaaaccACTCACAGAAATTTAAATAGTTAACAAATTGTGAAGTGATTACATTGGTCTGGTATGGACTGACCATGTGATGAAATGACCATGATAATGtgctatggtagagtgtgtgcaatggtggtagtgcaaaagtgaacagtgcagggattgaacagtgcaatagcttattacTAAATATTAacagaacaatatataacagggaataaattataagatgtagatgttatgaccacagtccagattgtgtaggagggctaatatagcctataagTCAGTCAGGTGTACAGCAGACAAAGTGATATAATGGTATaggggctgagagagacaggctcatgctgaaaagtccatttctcccctccccctttgtGTGGTATTGAAGAGTTGGATGGCCCTGGGGACAAAGGACCTCCTCAACCTGTCTGTTGAGCATGACAGTGACAGAAGTCTGCCACTGAACATGCTTCTCTGTTTAATGAACGTGCTGTGTAGTGGGTAGCGGTCATTTTCCATGATCGCCTGCATCCTACTCATGGTTCGATTCTCTGCAGTTGCTGTGAGTGACTCCAGCTCAATGTCAACAACAGAGCCAGCTATCCTAACCAACCTGTTCAGTCACCCAGTGTCTCTCTTCTTGCTGCCTCCCCAGCACACCACATAATAAAATAGGACACTGGCAATGACTGACTGGTAAAACACCTTTAAATCATACACACGTCACACAAAAAAACTTATAGAAAATGATATTctggatattaaacctgtttcaattcaataattaaataaaaccacTTTAACATGTACTTGTTTATCCCCTGTCTCTAACACACCCATCTTACACATCTCTCCCCACCCTTCCCATATCTACCTACAGCCTATTAGCACATGTTCAACAGTGTCCCTACAATTACAAATCCCACATTTATATGCCTCTGTCTTTTTCATCATATATAAAGTATCAATAAGTCCTGTATGTCCTAATCGTAACCTAGCAAAATCTTCTTTCTTACATTTACCTCTATACTTCTTACTTTGACAAACTTTAGAATTTTGGAATATTCTCTACCCTTATTGTCATTTTTCCAGAGTTCTTGCCAAGAAGTCATTATTTCATGATGAATTATTGATATCGTTTCTGACCTCCCAAACTAATTTCTaaaatataattacaattttaattaattttcaattcaattcaattgtatttatagtatccaatcctaacaagagttatctcaagacactttacagatagagtaggtctagaccacactctatgatttacaaagacccaacatttctagtaattcccccaagagcaagcattaagtgcaacagtggcgaggaaaaactcccttttagggcgaaacctcagacagacccaggctcttggtaggcggtgtctgacggtgccggttgggggtgtgatgaacagtggcaattatagtcacaataaagatgatAAAACTGgaacagggcactgcagggcgtaacagggtgtagcagggcactgcagggcatagcaggacgtagcagggcgtagctggacgtagcagggcactgcagggcattacaggacgtggcagggagtagcagggtactgcaggaagtagcaggacgtagcagggcgttgcAGGGTACtgtagagcgtagcagggtgtagcagggcatagcagggcacggacttgatttaggtgccaccctaatccaaggaaaacttctgggcaaaaaaaaaaaacataaggactccggggaaaaAGCTCCCCAGAGCCCCCTGCAACATTCCCTTGTTCcagagcagcaacaacacaacaccGACCATGTGGCATTCCGgtcttgcttgtttttttcattttatagcataaagggacgccaattatttattttttttccctaggatggcgaaggcatggGGTAAGGCTTGACCCACCCTGCTCTCCcaattggctagtactcgttgggttggttaggtttaggcaagagtgggattggttagggtaagaatgtcagggttAATCAGACAGAGGACAGGACAAGCCttcgccatcttgggaaaaaaTACTGGCCAAGGGACTCATGAATGGCCAAATTATCTTAAGTAGATCCTCTGCCCTCCCCAGGCCGCTTTAAGAATGTGCACACTAATATTATCAATCATCATTACCAACACCGGAGATCCTCAGGGCTGTGTCCTTAGCCCTCTATACAAATGACTGTACCCAGGATGAACCTAAAATCCACTACAACCTTTACAGGTGAACTTAATGTGACCTTCTCTAAACTTTTGAATGCGCATGTCCAACAGTTCAATGTTTCAGTACTTTCTGCACAACTTGCTGTTCTCTAACAAGGAGCTTAACGGCAAAATTCACAACAGGTTTTGATCCATGAATCGACCAATACATTTCCTGGTTCAATTAGAATTGGTATTCAAACAGTCCTCCTTGTCATGCTGTTCACATTTTGACATCATGAGACTAAGACGACACCTAACAATTGATCAACAGTACCTTGCCATTGCAAGGCTTCAAACAGGATGTTCTCAGACGGAAGTGGTAGCTTACAGTGTCACAGAGTGTCATTGGCAGGTTgcaacagagatacagagagactgGAAGAGTCACAGAAAGGCATAGAAGTGGACGCCCATTGGCCGCATCCCACACTGATGACCGCTTCATTGTGAACAGTGCCCTGCGGAAACGGATAATGAATGCCAATCAACTCCAGGTACATTTAAGGGAGGTGAGAGGCACCCAAGTGTCACGTCAGACCATTCAAAACCGTTTATATCAGCGTGGTCTGCGTGCTAGACGACCTGCAAGGGTACCTGACCACACCACCAGGCACAGGCGTCATCGTCTTGCAAGGGCCAGGGAGCATTTACGCTGGACGAGGGACCAGTGGGCCTCAGTGctgttctctgatgaaaatCGATTCACGGTGAGCAGAAATGATGGCTGCCAACGATGTTGGACACGTCAAGGAGAGCGCTATGCATCAGCTGTTGTTGTCACCAGACGACcttttggtggtggtggtggtgttacaGTGTGGGCAGGTGTGTCTAGTCAATACAGAACTGCCCTTCACTTTCTGAATGGTACAGTGACAAGCCCATACTACCTGAATAACATCATTAATCCAGTCATTGTGCCCCTGCATGAACAACACAGGCCTAATTTCATCTTCATAGACGACAATGCTCCAGCTCATTGAGGTCGCATCATTAGGGAACGGCTGCTGGAGACTGGGGTACCTCAAATGGAACGGCCTGCACTTTCTCCAGACCAGAATCCTATAGAAAACCTATGGGATCAGCTGAGTCGCTGTGCTGACGCCCGTAACTCAGTACCCCAGAACCTCAATGACCTGAGGGCTGCCCTTCAAGAAGAGTGGGATGTCATGCATCAGCAGACAATAACTCGACTTGTGGACAGCATGAGATGTCGTTGTCAAGCTGTAATTGATGCTCAAGGGCACATGACAAGTTATTgagacattgacattttttgttgtggTATACCCACCACTGTTGGCTTTTGTTTCAATAATTTTTTGGAGATGAGGAAATCACCATTGCATGCTTCTACTTAAATGCCCTATTTTCATGATATACCACTGTAGCttgaactttttacattttccatgAATTTCAACCGAAAGCCAGATATTCCTAACTTTTTGTGAGTAGTGTAATGGGATAAGTGTGAAAAACATGACGGAAATACGACAGTTTATTTCATGTATTGTGAGGAATGTTACAGTCTGTTTAAGGGAGTCCCTCTGATTGGTAGTAAATTAGACGTTCTTTGAAAGTCGATAGGTTACATTGAAAAGAaaattataaaaacacattctATTAGGTTTTAGGTTTACAAAGAAGAAACcacaaaataatcaaaacaatGGTAGACACAATTTccagatttttttaattgactCATATTTAAGATGCCAGCAATGACCAATTCCATTTAAGTGCATTTGTATCTTGACAGTCAGTGCTGTTCATttgataaaaactaaaaaaaggtttaaaactCAAATTGGAGGTTGCAGGGTGAATCTGAAATACTTGTAAAGGTTACGACATTGGTAGGTTTCACTGAATGAATCACCATGACAACATAAAGACCAAGATGATAAGAGCAAATTTCAATAATTTTCACCATTATACATACAATGAAGTATGTAGTACAGTCAAATAATTTAATCATTATTATGCATTAAGGACAATTTTTACTATAATTCCAGTGTAAAATAGATTAGACAAAATTTTATTTGGTTACATGAATTCATCTGATTCTAATGTAATATTTACACTTCTACAAAAAGTGAGAGTAGGCCATGTGTATGGAGGACATTGTCAAATAGAAACCATGCAAAATGGCttcctttaataaaaaaaaaatactgtaaagaTAATAGTGTTTCAAATAGATAGTaaaaaccagaaaacccaaaCTCCATGTAGCACGTTTTGCTGCCATTAATCTCCAACTTTTATAGAACGGTTATGTAATAACCATCACACCACTCTGGTTCATCCTGGGGGCATTGATGATCACTGAAGCACACACAGTTAGCTAACTCAGCTCACATTGTGGTGGACATGAATGTACACTTTGTAAACATTTGGCTTCAAGTAAGACTAAAGACATTAGCTCCACACATGTGTGCAACCATCTGTAAGGCTCTGGGTGAAACTGGGGATGTTGTGAGGCATAGAGCTGCCTTGGTCCAAACTTACAGGTTCCTAGCATTAGCCACTGTAGTAAAGCTACAAGATAACAAAACCTGGGTGCAGCTAAGCCCATTCAGGTCAACACTCTAAGTCACTGTCCAAGAAGCTAGTACCACAAAAACCTCAtctaaaaacagacagaaatcaTTTTTCTTCCAACAAGGTAAATGCACACGTCAGCAGAGCATCCCATTATTTCAACGGTTTTGAATTCACAAATTTCACATAATCCGTTTACTTGGAGGAAGCTGGGTCGAGGTGTTTGAGTACTCCTCCCACCAAGTGGAGGCTTCCAGTGATGAGGATGTGGATCTCGGCTGCATCGCGGAGCGGAACAGCTTTGGCCATGACGCTGGGTTTAACCGATAAGACTCTCTTGGCTGGGTCTTGCAGCACTGAATCCCTGCCCTGGGTGATCCACTGGAGGGCACTGAGGATGCAGGGGAACACCAGGCTGTCTGCTTTCTTTTCAGAGCCAAGGGGCAGGCTGTCCTCGATGAACAGCTGTGTACCTTGGTTATCCCCCAGGCTGTTATGGAGATGCCAGCTCCTCTCGTTGTCCAAGCAGCGAGTCAACATGCTCTCCACCGAGACGTTGAAGTTCTGCTGGTCTGAGAGGTGTGGAAATGACAGAATGGTAAGGTTCATAGtttttcatgtttcttttttttttttttgtaagccAAAAAGCACTTCAATATTCAAGATTCAGGATAAGTATTCCAGATAGATCTGGGAAAAGGGACCATTTTCACATGTCTCTTCAGTGTAAAagcaatatatttatttacttacatAACCAAAAATCTAAAAACGCCAGTTACAGTGACTGTGCAGTTTCCTGAGGTTTTGTTGTCAAAATGAGATTGCTAGGTTTAGAACCATTGTGTCTGTATAGAGTCCAAAAACGTCCTGTGCTCAGTGACTATCAGGCAACCCCCGCTACAGCCGGAGACAAAGCAGAGAGAAGCACTGGGCAAATGGACAAACGTTCTCACAAAATACTGTAGTTCCAACACAGAAGACACAAcctttcacatttttgtttgaGTATTgatttaaccctcatgttgtcctcgggtcaaatttgacccgttctcaaaACTTCTATATCAGacatatgggtttctttttaaccaaattactcAAAAAATTAAGTACAATTTCAAGTACTCGattactactttcattgaattgtgggtattcaattttatagcatttgaaaaaatttTAATGGTTTCAAAACCTGACTTAACTTTGACATACACACATCGGTGATTCTCCACCAACATACgttcctctaatattagtcaaaatcattcatttcaAAATATTAGATATAGAATAGAATATTAGATGGTTAGATATAGGTATAATCACCTATAAATGATATTTATTGACCGTGAATTCCAAAAATACGTGTAAAACtattggtaataagttggtgttattGAAAAATAGCAtcaaaaacgtggaaaaaagtgacaaaacaaggGTTAacaaataagcaactgttttaAAGTTATACTAGGCAGCATTGTTGGTTGGTGTTTGGAAACATACAGTGTTCAAAGATGGCCCCTCCTCTCTGGCTCAGAAAGCAAACGaccaaaataagaaaataccatagacagtaaaagaatggacacagcgacgccgTATATTTCGACGGACACCAGTGaagtcacttttccggtgagcgctgagcgttactgcacagcctcaaactgagctcgaagacgtaaatgtgacgtgagcaacctgtctgaaagttgtaagtcttctggtatctgtgccaagagaaatctcaatcattcccaatctagcagagacggagagcgtaggtatatgtaaggagataacatggacacaggctaattattgctaactaaaatgctagttaacattagt is drawn from Sander vitreus isolate 19-12246 chromosome 16, sanVit1, whole genome shotgun sequence and contains these coding sequences:
- the skp2 gene encoding S-phase kinase-associated protein 2 isoform X1, with product MEGMPKHSMPLQDLPCLSLQGSMLSESKKNNKRKSKGCLSEGLDIECTPTELIQQWSPHHKHQRLISKGKENDRNQFVLARRSRRKKESTTSGISWDHLPDELLLRILFYIPLQDLLRMTIVCKRWHRLAFDESLWHSVDLEGLTHTGSALQQVLKTGVRMLRCPRSFVEELDFTGIGPLQLVRLDLSSSIIPTSSLKSIICQCRLLEYLSLEGLQLSDTIISALSKNPNLLQLNLSGCSSFSGPALADMLKSCVSIEQLNISWCEFNNNHVKSVVNNLSPTATHVNLSGYRENLLLDDVKVLVTRCPDIQTLDLSDSTLLMADCFPVLKQLKALVHLSLSRCYHIHLAALTDLGKTFPMLRLLDVFGIVNGSHLSSLKKELPLVGINTLPFSSIARPTPATATRPVGYFMWNTKCRLRFNLSHVQPIVR
- the skp2 gene encoding S-phase kinase-associated protein 2 isoform X2 translates to MEGMPKHSMPLQDLPCLSLQGSMLSESKKNNKRKSKGCLSEGLDIECTPTELIQQWSPHHKHQRLISKGKENDRNQFVLARRSRRKKESTTCISWDHLPDELLLRILFYIPLQDLLRMTIVCKRWHRLAFDESLWHSVDLEGLTHTGSALQQVLKTGVRMLRCPRSFVEELDFTGIGPLQLVRLDLSSSIIPTSSLKSIICQCRLLEYLSLEGLQLSDTIISALSKNPNLLQLNLSGCSSFSGPALADMLKSCVSIEQLNISWCEFNNNHVKSVVNNLSPTATHVNLSGYRENLLLDDVKVLVTRCPDIQTLDLSDSTLLMADCFPVLKQLKALVHLSLSRCYHIHLAALTDLGKTFPMLRLLDVFGIVNGSHLSSLKKELPLVGINTLPFSSIARPTPATATRPVGYFMWNTKCRLRFNLSHVQPIVR